One Aquarana catesbeiana isolate 2022-GZ linkage group LG04, ASM4218655v1, whole genome shotgun sequence genomic region harbors:
- the SLX4IP gene encoding protein SLX4IP isoform X2, whose amino-acid sequence MDFYTWMSLMINLLTVKILIDKRRRLREKKRRRLYWVHPLISQRLSKGHFHTVYLELRKYPEKFHEYARMSVTTFDELLEVVRPQLTRASTNMRASISPEERLLVTLRYLATGDTFASLHFHFLLGKMTICKIVHETCAAIWSLLRNQVTPEPTEEKWRAISEGFKSTCHFPNCVGALDGKRIRIKMPPKNGSESSRYKNDFSIVLMAIVDSAHNFVAVDVGAYRTVGDSKIFRTSPMGRKILEGKFNIPSPRPIEEGGDPLPFVFVADEAFSLSNNIMKPYPKRGLDLNGKIFNYRLSCARRQVECAFGILANKWRIFQSTIQLKPSHVDMIVKSACSLHNFVLQREGYSDDLLDHNMEDLEWPAVRYPDHAANIREKFAKYFMSPAGELPWQYSKV is encoded by the exons ATGGATTTCTATACGTGGATGAGTCTCATGATTAATCTTCTCACTGTGAAGATTCTGATTGACAAGAGAAGACGTCTGAGGGAGAAGAAGAGACGCCGATTATATTGGGTTCATCCATTGATCTCCCAGCGGCTAAGCAAGGGTCACTTCCACACTGTGTATCTTGAGCTCCGAAAGTATCCAGAGAAATTCCATGAGTATGCTCGGATGAGTGTCACTACCTTTGATGAACTTTTGGAAGTTGTTAGACCTCAGCTGACCAGAGCATCTACGAACATGAGAGCTAGCATTTCTCCAGAAGAGAGATTACTGGTGACATTGCG atATCTTGCTACAGGGGACACATTTGCTTCACTTCATTTTCATTTCCTTCTTGGCAAAATGACAATTTGCAAGATTGTCCATGAAACCTGTGCAGCCATCTGGAGCTTGTTAAGAAATCAAGTGACTCCTGAGCCCACAGAAGAAAAATGGAGAGCCATCAGTGAAGGATTTAAGAGCACTTGCCATTTCCCTAACTGTGTTGGTGCTTTGGATGGAAAACGCATAAGAATTAAAATGCCACCGAAAAATGGCTCGGAGAGTTCCAGGTATAAAAATGATTTCTCCATTGTGCTAATGGCCATAGTGGACAGTGCACACAATTTTGTGGCTGTCGATGTTGGAGCATATAGAACTGTTGGGGATTCAAAAATATTTCGCACTTCTCCAATGGGGAGGAAAATTCTTGAGGGCAAATTTAATATTCCAAGCCCAAGGCCCATAGAAGAAGGCGGGGATCCGctgccatttgtgtttgtcgctGATGAGGCCTTCAGCTTAAGCAACAACATAATGAAGCCTTATCCTAAGAGAGGGCTGGATTTGAATGGGAAAATCTTCAACTACAGACTGAGCTGTGCGCGACGTCAAGTGGAATGCGCTTTTGGAATTCTAGCGAATAAATGGAGGATATTTCAGAGCACTATACAGCTGAAGCCTTCACATGTGGACATGATAGTAAAGAGTGCATGTTCTCTTCACAACTTTGTACTACAAAGGGAGGGCTATTCCGATGACTTGCTGGATCATAATATGGAGGATTTGGAGTGGCCTGCTGTGCGATATCCTGATCATGCTGCAAATATAAGAGAAAAATTTGCTAAATATTTTATGTCACCTGCTGGTGAACTTCCCTGGCAGTACAGCAAAGTTTAA